A single region of the Sorghum bicolor cultivar BTx623 chromosome 9, Sorghum_bicolor_NCBIv3, whole genome shotgun sequence genome encodes:
- the LOC8080975 gene encoding FACT complex subunit SSRP1-B, with translation MADGHHFNNISLGGRGGGNPGQFKLYSGGLAWKKQGGGKIIEVDKGDITSVAWMRIPKSYQLSVGTKEGLCYRFFGFREQDVSSLTNFIEKSTGITPEEKQLSVTGHNWGGIEINGSMLCFNVGSKEAFEVSLADVAQTQMQGKTDVVLEFHVDDTTGANEKDSLMDLSFHVPTSNTQFVGDEHRTSAQMLWQAISVEIDGGGSSEMAVVTFDGIAILTPRGRYSVELHQSFLRLQGQANDFKIQYSSILRLFVLPKSHNPHTFVVITLDPPIRKGQTLYPHIVIQFETEAVVERELALSGEVLAEKYKDRLESSYRGLIHEVFSKVLRGLSGAKVTRPSTFRSCQDGYAVKSSLKAEDGLLYPLEKGFFFLPKPPTLIPHDEIEYVEFERHGAGGASISSHYFDLLVKLTNDQEHLFRNIQRNEYHNLFNFISGKHLKILNLGDGQGRTSGVTAVLQSTDDDSVDPHLERIKNQAGNDESDEEDEDFVADKDDSGSPTDDSDADGSDASMSGGDKEKPSKKEASSSKEASSSKPPVKKKQKSGPDEGSQKKRPKKKKDPNAPKRAIAPFMYFSKAERANIKSSNPELATTEIAKKLGERWQKMTAEERQPYVEQSQVDKQRYAEESAAYRGAAAQQGSGAGSE, from the exons ATGGCGGACGGCCACCACTTCAACAATATCTCACTCGGCGGCCGTGGCGGCGGC AACCCTGGGCAGTTCAAACTTTACTCCGGAGGCTTGGCATGGAAGAAGCAAGGAGGAGGAAAGATCATTGAGGTTGATAAAGGTGATATCACTTCTGTGGCTTGGATGAGGATTCCTAAATCTTATCAGCTTAGCGTTGGAACAAAGGAGGGCCTCTGTTACAGATTTTTTGGCTTTCGTGAACAG GATGTTAGTAGCCTGACTAATTTCATAGAGAAGAGCACTGGAATCACACCAGAAGAGAAGCAACTTTCTGTTACTGGGCATAATTGGGGCGGAATAGAAATAAATG GGAGTATGCTTTGCTTTAATGTTGGTTCAAAGGAAGCGTTTGAAGTCTCTCTAGCAGATGTGGCACAGACTCAGATGCAAGGGAAAACAGATGTTGTCCTAGAGTTCCATGTAGATGATACTACTGGGGCAAATGAG AAAGATTCTTTGATGGATTTAAGTTTCCATGTTCCGACTTCAAATACGCAATTCGTTGGAGATGAGCATCGTACTTCAGCTCAG ATGTTATGGCAGGCTATCTCGGTTGAaattgatggtggtggctcatcAGAGATGGCTGTTGTTACATTTGATGGAATTGCAATTCTTACACCAAG GGGTCGATACAGTGTTGAGCTTCATCAGTCATTCTTGCGACTCCAAGGACAAGCTAATGATTTCAAAATCCAATATAGTAGTATTCTTCGCCTATTTGTTTTACCAAAG TCACACAATCCACATACCTTTGTGGTTATCACACTTGATCCACCAATTCGGAAAGGGCAAACTTTATATCCTCACATTGTTATTCAG TTTGAGACAGAGGCAGTGGTTGAAAGGGAACTGGCATTAAGTGGTGAGGTTTTGGCTGAGAAGTACAAGGATAGGCTTGAGAGCTCTTACAGG GGTCTAATACATGAGGTATTCTCCAAGGTCCTTCGTGGCTTATCTGGTGCTAAAGTGACAAGGCCAAGTACATTCCGCAGTTGCCAAGATGGATATGCAGTCAAATCATCACTTAAAGCTGAAGATGGTTTGCTTTATCCACTCGAAAAGGGCTTCTTCTTTCTGCCAAAGCCCCCAACACTAATTCCTCATGATGAG ATTGAGTATGTTGAGTTTGAGCGTCATGGTGCTGGAGGTGCAAGCATATCATCTCATTACTTCGACCTTTTGGTTAAGCTCACAAATGATCAAGAACATCTCTTCAGAAACATCCAAAGGAATGAATACCATAACCTCTTCAACTTCATCAG TGGTAAGCATTTGAAAATTCTGAATCTTGGAGATGGCCAAGGTAGAACTAGTGGTGTTACTGCTGTTCTTCAGAGCACGGATGATGATTCTGTTGATCCACATCTGGAGCGGATAAAAAATCAGGCTGGTAATGATGAAAGCGATGAAGAG GATGAAGATTTTGTGGCAGACAAGGACGATAGTGGATCTCCAACGGATGATTCTGATGCGGATGGCTCTGATGCTAGTATGAGTGGAGGAGACAAGGAG AAACCTTCCAAGAAGGAAGCTAgtagctcaaaggaagctagTAGCTCAAAGCCGCCtgtgaagaagaagcagaagAGTGGGCCTGATGAAGGTTCTCAAAAAAAGAGgccaaagaagaagaaagatccCAATGCCCCTAAGAGAGCTATAGCCCCATTCATGTACTTCTCAAAGGCTGAGCGAGCT AATATCAAGAGCAGCAATCCTGAACTGGCTACCACAGAGATTGCAAAGAAGCTCGGAGAAAGGTGGCAAAAGATGACAG CTGAGGAGAGGCAGCCATATGTGGAGCAGTCCCAAGTCGACAAGCAACGCTATGCAGAAGAGTCTGCAGCTTACCGTGGTGCAGCCGCTCAGCAGGGCTCTGGTGCTGGATCGGAATGA
- the LOC110430323 gene encoding uncharacterized protein LOC110430323 isoform X1 encodes MALVQAGMGLTRVVVLVGAGVAGSVVLRNGRLAEILGELQEILDKGNKGKDGGGGDGEADLKEALTSQVRSLAMEIRQLASSRPITVLNNGGSGQSGVSGLIVPAATVGALGYGYMWWKGISFADLMYVTKRNMANAVSSMTKHLEQVQSSLAAAKRHLTQRIEKLDDKLDQQKALSGQIRDDVTDARLKLENIGSEIKNIKDLVWGLDGKIDSMEAKQDFSCAGVMYLCQFIEQNGGKLPDRLEGPKVTTKRFADQRFIQGLQLAIESGNCGKDTIDMLLKDADSSDKINRTSSIKSSS; translated from the exons ATGGCGCTGGTACAGGCGGGCATGGGCCTCACCCGGGTCGTGGTCCTCGTCGGCGCCGGCGTCGCCGGCTCCGTCGTCCTCCGCAACGGCCGCCTCGCCGAGATCCTCGGCGAGCTCCAG GAGATACTAGACAAGGGGAACAAGGGGAAGGACGGTGGAGGGGGAGACGGGGAAGCCGATCTCAAGGAGGCGCTTACCTCGCAG GTGCGTAGCCTAGCCATGGAGATCAGGCAACTTGCTTCATCACGTCCGATAACTGTTCTCAACAATGGAGGTTCCGGACAATCAG GAGTATCAGGCCTGATAGTACCTGCAGCAACTGTAGGAGCACTGGGTTATGGTTATATGTGGTGGAAA GGGATCTCATTTGCTGACCTAATGTATGTCACCAAGcgcaacatggcaaatgcggTTTCAAGCATGACTAAACATTTGGAGCAAGTCCAAAGTTCTCTTGCT GCTGCTAAAAGGCATTTGACACAGCGCATTGAAAAGTTGGATGATAAATTGGATCAGCAAAAGGCTCTATCTGGACAAATAAGAGATGAT GTTACTGATGCACGTCTGAAGCTTGAGAATATTGGTTCAGAAATTAAGAACATCAAAGATTTGGTTTGGGGTCTG GATGGGAAAATTGATTCGATGGAAGCTAAACAG GACTTTTCATGTGCTGGTGTGATGTACCTCTGCCAATTCATTGAGCAAAATGGTGGGAAGCTTCCGGATCGCCTG GAAGGCCCCAAAGTGACTACAAAGCGTTTTGCAGATCAAAGGTTCATACAG GGATTGCAACTGGCAATAGAATCAGGGAATTGTGGCAAGGACACCATTGACATGCTGTTGAAAGATGCTGATTCCTCTGATAAGATAAACAG GACGTCCTCCATCAAATCTTCCAGCTAA
- the LOC110430323 gene encoding uncharacterized protein LOC110430323 isoform X2 — MALVQAGMGLTRVVVLVGAGVAGSVVLRNGRLAEILGELQEILDKGNKGKDGGGGDGEADLKEALTSQVRSLAMEIRQLASSRPITVLNNGGSGQSGLIVPAATVGALGYGYMWWKGISFADLMYVTKRNMANAVSSMTKHLEQVQSSLAAAKRHLTQRIEKLDDKLDQQKALSGQIRDDVTDARLKLENIGSEIKNIKDLVWGLDGKIDSMEAKQDFSCAGVMYLCQFIEQNGGKLPDRLEGPKVTTKRFADQRFIQGLQLAIESGNCGKDTIDMLLKDADSSDKINRTSSIKSSS, encoded by the exons ATGGCGCTGGTACAGGCGGGCATGGGCCTCACCCGGGTCGTGGTCCTCGTCGGCGCCGGCGTCGCCGGCTCCGTCGTCCTCCGCAACGGCCGCCTCGCCGAGATCCTCGGCGAGCTCCAG GAGATACTAGACAAGGGGAACAAGGGGAAGGACGGTGGAGGGGGAGACGGGGAAGCCGATCTCAAGGAGGCGCTTACCTCGCAG GTGCGTAGCCTAGCCATGGAGATCAGGCAACTTGCTTCATCACGTCCGATAACTGTTCTCAACAATGGAGGTTCCGGACAATCAG GCCTGATAGTACCTGCAGCAACTGTAGGAGCACTGGGTTATGGTTATATGTGGTGGAAA GGGATCTCATTTGCTGACCTAATGTATGTCACCAAGcgcaacatggcaaatgcggTTTCAAGCATGACTAAACATTTGGAGCAAGTCCAAAGTTCTCTTGCT GCTGCTAAAAGGCATTTGACACAGCGCATTGAAAAGTTGGATGATAAATTGGATCAGCAAAAGGCTCTATCTGGACAAATAAGAGATGAT GTTACTGATGCACGTCTGAAGCTTGAGAATATTGGTTCAGAAATTAAGAACATCAAAGATTTGGTTTGGGGTCTG GATGGGAAAATTGATTCGATGGAAGCTAAACAG GACTTTTCATGTGCTGGTGTGATGTACCTCTGCCAATTCATTGAGCAAAATGGTGGGAAGCTTCCGGATCGCCTG GAAGGCCCCAAAGTGACTACAAAGCGTTTTGCAGATCAAAGGTTCATACAG GGATTGCAACTGGCAATAGAATCAGGGAATTGTGGCAAGGACACCATTGACATGCTGTTGAAAGATGCTGATTCCTCTGATAAGATAAACAG GACGTCCTCCATCAAATCTTCCAGCTAA
- the LOC110430390 gene encoding uncharacterized protein LOC110430390 translates to MEGVCNDVHFVHRINVCAAPPEVLVVDLEPVPGTGLDDDGFSKIWYFYHAKKYKNTPGDTSGHRQRAVTGGGGTAWHSEIGRKDVHGSGGGTFFTLSHGRKTEPSARSIDRMCMVEYDFVGADKKQDEAATADSTNYVVYKVYRSPSRSMDRAVIARKGTGSRCRRRDGDACAPP, encoded by the exons atggagggagtat GCAACGACGTCCACTTCGTCCACCGCATCAACGTCTGCGCCGCTCCTCCCGAGGTTCTCGTCGTTGATCTGGAGCCGGTGCCAGGCACCGGTCTCGACGATGACGGCTTCAGCAAAATCTGGTACTTCTACCACGCCAAGAAATACAAGAACACCCCAGGCGACACCAGCGGGCACAGGCAGCGTGCggtcaccggcggcggcggcacggccTGGCACTCGGAGATAGGCCGCAAGGATGTCCATGGATCCGGTGGCGGCACGTTCTTCACCTTGTCCCACGGCCGCAAGACGGAGCCCTCTGCTCGATCGATCGACAGGATGTGCATGGTGGAATACGACTTCGTCGGCGCCGACAAGAAACAAGACGAAGCCGCCACCGCGGACAGCACCAACTACGTGGTCTACAAGGTCTACCGCTCGCCTAGTCGGTCCATGGATCGGGCGGTTATTGCGCGAAAGGGGACAGGGAGCAGATGCAGGCGCAGGGATGGAGATGCGTGTGCACCGCCGTGA
- the LOC8064205 gene encoding acyl transferase 15, whose protein sequence is MSITVTKSPLVLVGPSTAPAAAETTAHIINLSSFDKALAFFPVTSFHIFDHAIHRPAETVRSALSRALVHYYPVAGRAVEDSSGDLRIACTGEGVGFVAASANCSLADVKLFDPPFGALLKELAVGLGAEGFRPSDPLLLVQVTEFSCGGFVVGVTRNHVVADGTGFAQFLQAVGELARGLPRPAVFPVSCGDDSLPELPPFVDAMEKAQVTLEPRDFAYLDITVPSRCINRIKAGFARHAAAAAESGGPCTVFEAVMAVLWQCRTRAIMSDPDTPAPLIFAANVRKHAGAKRGYYGNCITSAVVVPTSGEVANGDINDVLRLIKRAKQPIPYQFWKNNSADDDAGDDEEGGRHVKEPRPEGGLSLSMEQLDVTLGYNAFDVTSWRNLGADAVDFGGGRPARVMCWLDRMAVPHCVACLPCNKDGGNVLARCVREEHVDAFLGELAKFT, encoded by the coding sequence ATGAGCATCACCGTCACCAAGTCGCCGCTGGTGCTGGTCGGCCCGTCGacagcgccggcggcggcagagACGACCGCGCACATCATCAACCTCTCGTCGTTTGACAAGGCGCTCGCCTTCTTCCCCGTCACGTCGTTCCACATCTTCGACCATGCGATCCACAGGCCGGCCGAGACCGTGCGGAGCGCTCTGTCCCGCGCCCTGGTCCACTACTACCCGGTCGCCGGCCGCGCCGTCGAAGACAGCAGCGGCGACCTCCGTATCGCTTGCACCGGCGAGGGCGTGGGGTTCGTGGCCGCGTCGGCGAACTGCTCCCTGGCTGACGTCAAACTCTTTGACCCGCCGTTCGGCGCGCTGCTGAAGGAGCTCGCCGTCGGCCTCGGTGCCGAGGGGTTCCGTCCGTCGGACCCGCTGCTGCTCGTGCAGGTGACGGAGTTCTCCTGCGGCGGGTTCGTCGTCGGGGTGACGCGGAACCACGTCGTCGCCGACGGCACGGGGTTCGCGCAGTTCCTGCAGgccgtcggcgagctcgcgcggggCCTGCCCCGGCCGGCCGTCTTCCCGGTCAGCTGCGGCGATGACTCCCTCCCGGAGCTGCCGCCGTTCGTCGACGCCATGGAGAAGGCGCAGGTCACGCTCGAGCCACGGGACTTCGCCTACCTCGACATCACCGTCCCGTCCAGGTGCATCAACCGTATCAAAGCCGGATTCGCtcgccacgccgccgccgctgcggaGAGCGGCGGCCCGTGCACCGTCTTCGAGGCGGTCATGGCCGTCCTCTGGCAGTGCCGCACGCGCGCCATCATGTCTGACCCGGACACCCCCGCTCCTCTCATCTTCGCGGCGAACGTGCGCAAGCACGCCGGCGCCAAGCGCGGCTACTACGGCAACTGCATAACGTCGGCGGTGGTCGTGCCGACGAGCGGGGAGGTGGCGAACGGCGACATCAACGACGTACTGAGGCTTATCAAGCGCGCTAAGCAGCCGATACCGTACCAGTTCTGGAAGAACAActccgccgacgacgacgccggAGACGACGAAGAAGGCGGCCGCCACGTGAAGGAACCGCGGCCGGAAGGTGGTTTGTCGTTGTCCATGGAGCAGCTGGACGTGACGCTCGGGTACAACGCCTTCGACGTGACGAGCTGGCGGAACCTCGGCGCCGACGCGGTGGACttcggcggcggccggccggcgaggGTGATGTGCTGGCTGGACCGGATGGCGGTGCCGCACTGCGTCGCGTGCCTGCCATGCAACAAGGACGGGGGGAACGTGTTGGCGCGCTGTGTCAGGGAGGAGCATGTGGACGCCTTCCTTGGTGAACTCGCCAAGTTCACCTGA